The genomic stretch TCCTCCATGGAGCGGCGAAGGCGACAGCCGTGCGAGAGCTAGCTGAGGAACAGGGCCTGGATCTTGACCACTGCTGGGGGTATAGCGACTCGCACAACGACATACCGTTGTTAGAGGCGGTGGGACACCCGGTAGCCATTAATGCCGATCGCAGGCTGCGTCGTTACGCCATGGACCGAAGCTGGCCTACCTATGATTTCCGGACCGGACGCAAAGCTGCGGCCTTTGGCCTGAAGGCGGCAGGAGTCTCCGGTGCTCTTTGGGGACTATGGCGAAGCATTAGCGCCATTCGCGGGCGCTGAATTTCAATTATCGAATAAATGAAAAAGGTGTGTTTCCCCCGAGGGGGAAACACACCTTTTTACATACGCAACTCCGAGCAAGCCCGGAAACTGGTATTTACTTCTTATTACGACGCTGGTGGCGGGTCTTACGAAGCAATTTACGGTGCTTCTTCTTAGCCATACGCTTGCGGCGCTTCTTAATAACAGAGCCCATACTGGTTCCTCACAAACTGATTCGATTGCCGACTACTACTACCGCGGCACCAAGGCACCAGAATAGCCAACTGGACGTTAAACGTTCCTTAACAGATTACCTGCTTCCAGAGCGGATTCTGACCACTCGTGAAAACCTCCGGAATTAACCGGTGTTGAAGTCTCGACCGAATCCGGCTGCCCGCAGGTATTCCTGCACGGCGTTCTCTGGGACTCGGTAGGAGCGACCGAAGCGAACGGCCGGCAAATCACCGGAATGGACGAGTCGATAAACCGTCATCTTTGAAACACGCATCACATCGGCAACCTCGGCCACCGTCATGAAACGCGCGCTGGCAAAGTTTTGCGATTCGACCATTCCTTGATTCTCCTGACAATATTCACATAGCAGTCATGCCGTGGCTCGGACTTCGGAACACTCCGGTCCGCGCCAACACCCCAAGATACCCTATGTCCTTTAGTGTTACTTTAGTGGCTCGCGGGGCCAATGTGAACGATTCGGACCAGTTATGAGCCATCAATCGGTTGCGTTTTGTCTCCATGTCACAGAACTAGCGTGCGACGCGCACCGCTGCGGCCAGGGTGTCCAGCAAGTCAGAGCTCGTTTCCCAGTTCATGCATGCATCGGTGACCGACTGGCCGTACCGCAACCCACCGAGCACATCAGCGCCCACTGCCACGGCGTCGGGATCGTGCTTCTGCGCGCCCGCCACAAGGAAACTTTCAGCCATGATCCCGGCAATGCTCTGATCGCCAGCGGCAATGCGAGCCGCCAGTTCGCCGATAACCTCGGCCTGGCGAAGCTCTGATTTTCCGGAGTTCGCGTGGCTTGCATCGACGATCAGACGCGGATTCATACCGGATCCGGCCATGGCCGCGGACGCCGCAGCAACCTGCTCGGCACCGTAGTTTGGCCCATCCGCTCCCCCACGCAGAATCAAGTGGGAGTCCTGGTTTCCGGTGGTCGTCACGATCGCGGTGCGACCGTCATCACTAATACCAAGGAACGATTGCGGGGCACTAGCGGCCTGGCAGGCGTCGATGGCGACCTGAACCGATCCGTCGGTGCCGTTCTTGAAGCCCACCGGCATCGAAAGACCCGAGACCAACTGCCGATGCGTTTGGCTTTCGGTGGTGCGGGCCCCGATGGCCCCCCAACTCATCACATCGGCGAGGTACTGAGCGCTCAACGGTTCGAGGAACTCGGTGGCCAACGGTAGCCCCAAATTGCTGGCGGCGAGGGTGAATTCGCGCGCAATTCGTAAGCCGGCGGCCATGTCGTGGCTACCGTCAAGGTGCGGATCATTAACCAGACCCTTCCAGCCCACCGTGGTACGTGGCTTTTCGAAGTAACTTCGCATGACCACCAGCAACTCGCCCTCATGCGTCTTGGCAGCAGCAGCGAGCTTCGCAGCGTATTCAAGCCCCGCTACGGGGTCATGAATAGAGCATGGGCCGATGATTACCAGCAGGCGCTCGTCAAGGCCTGAGAGCACCGCACGGACCTCCTGGCGGGCTCTCATGATGCGGTAGCCCTGCGCATCCCCCACCGGGAGTTCACCTATCAGTTCTGCCGGGGTCGGCAGCTCGGTAATGGAGGTGATGCGCTCGTTGGTGTTGAAGCGCGGTTGTTCTTTTACGGCGGGGCTGATGTTGCTGATCATGATCGGTGGCCTTTCGGTGAGACCCCGCGATTCGACGGGGGCCGAGTAGTTTATTTGCGGCCCCGTTGATTTCTCGCTGCAATTCCTTCAGGGCCGCTATCGTGAAAATAGCGAAGGGCCTGCAAGCAATAGCTTGCGGCCCTTGTCGACTCTGAAGGTGGGTATGCGAATTTACCGCGTCCTAGGCTCCTCCAGAGCCGACACAAAATACGCATACCAACGATTAGTCATGGGTTGAAACATACAACCGTTAAGAACGATTGACAAATAATGCCCGCCCGCGCGGGCTTCACAATTCGTCACTGTTACACAAAAGCGGGTTGGAAGGAGCTGAACATCGCTGTTCCACTCTTCCCAACCCGCTTCAAAGGTCAGTCGTTTTTAGCTGGTGCTACCGACCTAGATCAGACCCTGCGCCAGCATGGCGTCGGCGACCTTGACGAAGCCGGCAATGTTGGCGCCCGCAACATAGTTGCCCGGGACACCGTACTCGTCGGCAGTTGACGCACAGCGATCGTGAATTCCCACCATGATTTCAGTCAGGCGTGCTTCGGTGTGTGCGAAGCTCCAGGAATCCCGGCTGGCGTTCTGCTGCATCTCCAACGCGGAGGTAGCCACGCCACCGGCGTTTGCTGCCTTGCCCGGTGCAAAGAGCACACCGGCATCTTGGAAGAGCGAGGTTGCTGCGGCTGTACACGGCATGTTGGCGCCCTCGGCCACGGCCATGACACCGGAGCTGATTAGCTTCTTGGCGTCCTTGGCATCAAGCTCATTTTGTGTGGCGCACGGCAGGGCTACGGTGGCGTCAACGTCCCAGACGTTTCCGCCGGCCACATAACTCACCTTTTTGGACTTGGCGCGTTCGGCGTAATCGCTGATGCGTCCGCGTTCGACTTCCTTGATCTGACGCAGCAGTTCCACGTCAATACCGCGTTCATCCACGATGTAGCCGCCGGAATCTGAGGCTGACACCACGCGAGCGCCCAAGGCCTGGGCCTTTTCGATCGCGTTGATGGCAACATTGCCGGATCCCGAGACCACGACGCGCTGGCCGTCGAAGGACGCCCCACGAGTCTTCAGCATTTCGTCGGTGAAGATCACGGCACCGTAGCCGGTGGCCTCTGGCCGAACCAGAGATCCGCCCCAGCTAATGCCCTTACCGGTCAAAACTCCGGATTCGTAGCGGTTGGTGATGCGCTTGTACTGTCCAAAGAGGTAACCGATTTCGCGGCCGCCCACACCAATGTCGCCGGCCGGCACGTCGGTGTATTCACCGATGTGTCGGTAGAGCTCGGTCATGAATGACTGGCAGAAGCGCATGACTTCGGCGTCCGACTTGCCACGTGGGTCAAAGTCCGAGCCGCCCTTGCCGCCGCCAATAGGCATACCGGTCAGTGAGTTCTTGAAGATCTGTTCAAAGCCCAAGAACTTCACAATCCCCAGGTACACCGAGGGGTGGAAGCGTAGGCCGCCCTTGTACGGGCCAAGCGCCGAGTTGAACTCAACACGGAAACCACGGTTAATCTGCACGCGGCCGGCGTCGTCCATCCACGGCACGCGGAAAATGATCTGGCGTTCGGGTTCGCACATGCGCTGAAGAATTGCTGCTTCGGCGTATTCGGGGTGCTTGCGTGACACCGCTTCGAGGCTGTCAAAAACCTCGGTTACCGCCTGGTGGAATTCTGCTTCACCGGGGTTACGACGGAACACTTCGTCGCGAATTATCGCTAGTTGCTGGTCCAAGTCTTATTCTCCTCATCACTTGGGGCAGGCATAAGGGCACGCTTACGCCGTTTCTGGCAACGCTGCCCGGATTGAGAATGTCATGACGCTAGGGGTTGGGCATAACCGGACGTCATCAATAATGCATCGGGACGTAACGTACTCGACACAAATGAGTGCTCAAATACCCCGGTGGTTGGTGCCGCCGGGCCTAGCGCTTGCGCCCAAATTTGCGTTTCGGAAAGCGCTCAAGGAAGTCCTGGGCACGGCCGGTGACCTGCTCGAGGGAACGGCCCACGGTTCTGCCCAATTGTGCCGCTGCCACCGTCGCACCGCTAGTCACATCGTGCGAAGAAGCGTGCACCTCCAACTGGCTCTTCTCGGGAACCACCACCAGCTCGGGCGCAGCGGGCAGGTACCCACGAAGCCAGGTCTGCAGTTCGAGGAAGGTCTCGGTTTCCAAGGCATAAAAGCGGCGCTGTCCATCGGCGCGCATGGAGACCAGCCCGGCCTCGCGCAGGACCTTGAGGTGCTTGGAAACGGTCGGCTGGGAAACACCCAATTCTTCGACCAACGATCCTACGGACAGCGATTCTTCGCGCAGGGTATCGACCAACCGTCGTCTGGTCGGGTCGGCCAGCGCGGTAAAAATATCATCATGAGCCACCACATAACCCTATCTGCATATGCGCGTGGGGGCATCTTTGTGCGTCCTAGTCGAACCAGGGATCCAGCCCAAAGAGCGGGAAGATCTCCTTACGGGTGGCCATGATGCTGCGGTCCACCGGATCGGCAGGGTCATAACCCACTTCCCAGCTACGCCACCACAATTCGGCGTTATCGCCCATGAATTCCGGCGGCCAAATACCGTAGCGCTCATGAACATAGACACGCCAAGGACCGGGGACCGGTGTTGCCAAGGGCACAGGTTTGCCCGAGGCAATAGCCACCAGATGACTCCAGGCTCGCGGGGCCACGGCGGTGATGTTGTAGCCGCCGCCACCGGTGGCAATCCAGCGTCCGGCACATAACCGGTCCGCCAGCTCGCAAATATCCAACGCGTTCTGCCGCTGCCCGTCAACACTCAGGCG from Paeniglutamicibacter sp. Y32M11 encodes the following:
- a CDS encoding helix-turn-helix transcriptional regulator, whose protein sequence is MAHDDIFTALADPTRRRLVDTLREESLSVGSLVEELGVSQPTVSKHLKVLREAGLVSMRADGQRRFYALETETFLELQTWLRGYLPAAPELVVVPEKSQLEVHASSHDVTSGATVAAAQLGRTVGRSLEQVTGRAQDFLERFPKRKFGRKR
- a CDS encoding 3-deoxy-7-phosphoheptulonate synthase, with translation MISNISPAVKEQPRFNTNERITSITELPTPAELIGELPVGDAQGYRIMRARQEVRAVLSGLDERLLVIIGPCSIHDPVAGLEYAAKLAAAAKTHEGELLVVMRSYFEKPRTTVGWKGLVNDPHLDGSHDMAAGLRIAREFTLAASNLGLPLATEFLEPLSAQYLADVMSWGAIGARTTESQTHRQLVSGLSMPVGFKNGTDGSVQVAIDACQAASAPQSFLGISDDGRTAIVTTTGNQDSHLILRGGADGPNYGAEQVAAASAAMAGSGMNPRLIVDASHANSGKSELRQAEVIGELAARIAAGDQSIAGIMAESFLVAGAQKHDPDAVAVGADVLGGLRYGQSVTDACMNWETSSDLLDTLAAAVRVAR
- a CDS encoding 30S ribosomal protein bS22, translated to MGSVIKKRRKRMAKKKHRKLLRKTRHQRRNKK
- the gdhA gene encoding NADP-specific glutamate dehydrogenase, with translation MDQQLAIIRDEVFRRNPGEAEFHQAVTEVFDSLEAVSRKHPEYAEAAILQRMCEPERQIIFRVPWMDDAGRVQINRGFRVEFNSALGPYKGGLRFHPSVYLGIVKFLGFEQIFKNSLTGMPIGGGKGGSDFDPRGKSDAEVMRFCQSFMTELYRHIGEYTDVPAGDIGVGGREIGYLFGQYKRITNRYESGVLTGKGISWGGSLVRPEATGYGAVIFTDEMLKTRGASFDGQRVVVSGSGNVAINAIEKAQALGARVVSASDSGGYIVDERGIDVELLRQIKEVERGRISDYAERAKSKKVSYVAGGNVWDVDATVALPCATQNELDAKDAKKLISSGVMAVAEGANMPCTAAATSLFQDAGVLFAPGKAANAGGVATSALEMQQNASRDSWSFAHTEARLTEIMVGIHDRCASTADEYGVPGNYVAGANIAGFVKVADAMLAQGLI
- a CDS encoding helix-turn-helix domain-containing protein — translated: MVESQNFASARFMTVAEVADVMRVSKMTVYRLVHSGDLPAVRFGRSYRVPENAVQEYLRAAGFGRDFNTG